The DNA segment TGCTTGGCATCTCGCGCGCCACCGGCGGCGCGGTGAAGACCGAGACCTACGGCCCGGTGAAGGCCGTGAGCATGGCGACTCACGAGGTCTGGTTCATCGTGGATCGCACCTTCAGCTATCTTGGAGGCGTGGTGACGGGGCGCGAATCTGCCGACCAGCTGGGTGGGCCGATCCGAATCGCCCAGGTTTCGGGGCAGGTCGCGACATTCGGCATTGCCGCGCTGCTTCAGCTTGCCGCGGTGCTTTCTGTGTCGATCGGTCTTCTTAACCTCTTCCCGGTACCCTTGCTCGACGGTGGGCATCTGCTCTTCTACGCCATCGAAGCGTTGCGCGGACGGCCGCTCAGCGACCGCGCGCAGGAGGTCGGGTTCCGCATCGGGCTGGCGCTGGTGTTGATGTTGATGCTTTTTGCGACCTGGAACGATATCCTCAATATATCAAAATCTTGAGCCGTTCTTAAAACGGCGTGGCGCCCGCGCCACGCCGTTTGGAAAAGGTGTCTGTAGGTGTCTGTAAAAGTCTGGCTTGGTTTGCAGGCCCCCTAAAAGCCTGTACAAGCGGGACGCAAGGTGAAGAATTGTGGCGGCCTGCGCGCGCTTGCGGCCACGATGTGAGAACAACGGTAAGGTTGCGCACCAGATGGCTGCATGTGTCCGGTTTGTGAGTAAGATGGCGTCGGTCGCCGGTGTGGTTGCACTGATGGCTGTTGCCGGTGTTGCCGGAAGTGTCGTGGCGCCCGTCGCCGCAATCGCTCAGAGTTCGAGTTCGATCATTGTCGAAGGCAATCGTCGCGTGGACGCGGATACGATCCGCTCCTATTTCGCGACTCAGCCCGGTCAGTCGCTGACCCCGGCGAAGATCGACGAAGCCCTCAAGTCGCTCTATGCGACCGGCCTGTTTTCCGATGTCACGATCACGCATCGTGGCGGTCGTCTCGTGGTCTCCGTGCAGGAGAACGAGGTGATCAATCGCGTTGCCTTTGAAGGCAACCGCAAGATCAAGGACGACCAGCTCGCCAGCGAAGTTCAGTCGAAGGCGCGCTCTCCCTTCTCGAAGACCACGGTTCAGGCCGACACCCAGCGCATCATCGAGCTGTATCGCCGCTCGGGCCGCTATGACGTGCGCGTGGTTCCCAAGACCATCGATCGCGGCCAGGGTCGCGTGGACCTCGTCTTCGAGATCACCGAGGGCGACAAGCTTGGCGTCGCGGCGATCCGTTTCGTCGGCAACAAGGCGTATTCCGCCTACAAGCTGGAAGACGAGATTACCACGACCGAGAGCAACTGGCTGTCGTGGATCAAGAACACCGACGTCTATGACGTCGACCGTATCAACAACGACCAGGAATTGCTGCGCCGGTTCTATCTGCGCAACGGCTATGCCGATTTCCGCATCGTGTCGGTGACCGCCGACCTCGATCGCGCCAAGGACGGCTTCATCCTGACCTACGTTCTCGACGAGGGCCCGCAGTACCGCGTGGGCACGGTCGATGTCGTCTCCGGCATCAAGGATGTCGACGCGAACCGTATCCGCTCGGCCCTGCGCGTCAGCCCCGGTCAGGTCTACAATGCCGAACTGGTCGAGAAGTCGGTCGAGAACGCGACCATCGAGGTGTCGAAGAGCGGCTACGCCTTCGCCCAGGTCCGTCCCCGCGGCGACCGCGATGTTCAGACCCGCAAGGTCAATCTCGTCTTCGCGGTCGAAGAGGGGCCGCGCGTCTACATCGAGCGCATCGAGATCCGCGGCAACACCCGCACCCGCGACTGGGTTATCCGGCGCGAGTTCGACCTTGCCGAGGGCGACGCCTATAACCGTGTGCTGATCGATCGCGCCGAGCGTCGGCTGCGCAACCTTGGCTACTTCAAGGACGTGAAGATCACCAACGAGCCGGGCACCGCGCCCGACCGTGTGATCCTGGTCGTGCAGGTTGAGGATCAGCCCACGGGCGAGTTCTCGGTCTCGGGTGGTTACTCCACGACGGACGGCTTCATCGGCGAAGTGTCGATCTCGGAGAAGAACTTCCTCGGCCGTGGCCAGTATGTGCGTCTGGCGGGCCAGCTCGGCGAGAATATCGAGGGTGCGGACTTCAGCTTCACGGAGCCCTATTTCCTGGACTACCGCGTCGCGGCCGGTTTCGACCTGTTCTGGAAGAACACCACGGCCACCTCGTACAGCCCGTATGAGACCTCGACCGCGGGTGGCACGCTGCGCGTCTCGCTGCCGCTGACCGATGAGTTGACACTGGGCCTGCGCTACACGCTGTCGACCAAGGAAATCTCGATCACGGAAGAGGACGAGTACTACAACAACATCTCCTGGGCGCTGCTCGAGGTGAACAACGATCCGGCGCTCACCTCACTGGTCGGCTATACGTTGAGCTACAACATGCTCGACAACAATCTTGAGCCGACGAGCGGTTACCTGCTCGAACTGAAGCAGGATTTCGCCGGCCTCGGCGGCGACGTGAACTACATCAAGTCGACCTTCGACTCGCGCTGGTACCTGCCGGTCTATGGCGACTTCGTGCTG comes from the Ancylobacter pratisalsi genome and includes:
- the bamA gene encoding outer membrane protein assembly factor BamA; this translates as MASVAGVVALMAVAGVAGSVVAPVAAIAQSSSSIIVEGNRRVDADTIRSYFATQPGQSLTPAKIDEALKSLYATGLFSDVTITHRGGRLVVSVQENEVINRVAFEGNRKIKDDQLASEVQSKARSPFSKTTVQADTQRIIELYRRSGRYDVRVVPKTIDRGQGRVDLVFEITEGDKLGVAAIRFVGNKAYSAYKLEDEITTTESNWLSWIKNTDVYDVDRINNDQELLRRFYLRNGYADFRIVSVTADLDRAKDGFILTYVLDEGPQYRVGTVDVVSGIKDVDANRIRSALRVSPGQVYNAELVEKSVENATIEVSKSGYAFAQVRPRGDRDVQTRKVNLVFAVEEGPRVYIERIEIRGNTRTRDWVIRREFDLAEGDAYNRVLIDRAERRLRNLGYFKDVKITNEPGTAPDRVILVVQVEDQPTGEFSVSGGYSTTDGFIGEVSISEKNFLGRGQYVRLAGQLGENIEGADFSFTEPYFLDYRVAAGFDLFWKNTTATSYSPYETSTAGGTLRVSLPLTDELTLGLRYTLSTKEISITEEDEYYNNISWALLEVNNDPALTSLVGYTLSYNMLDNNLEPTSGYLLELKQDFAGLGGDVNYIKSTFDSRWYLPVYGDFVLMLRGQAGNVASWGGEDLRILDNFFKGPDIVRGFEPNGIGPRDLASGVDGSDPDALGGTLYWGTTAELQFPLSFLPKELGLKMAVFADAGSLWDYQGNTTFQNIPDWQDNLTDCSAIQGSTTKGMNNVCVADSDLVRSSVGVSLIWKSPFGPLRFDYAWALTKEDYDQTQAFRFSGGTRF